The nucleotide sequence AATACTTACAAGAGCTTGAGGGATGGCAGAAATGCTAGAGCATCAGGTATTGATCCTGTCAAATTGTTGTGAGATAAATCCCTGTAAAATTGTGTTATTAGTTTATCTGTGAAGATGATGAATTCATGCTTAAAGACTCTGTTAGGTGGTGTCTATTCTATCTGCTTCAAACTAGCAGTAAAACCAGTAAGATTTCATTAGCTTGAAATCTGTGGCACTTACAAGATACGAAGTGCACTGAGGTTGGCAAAAGAAGTGATCATTTCACCGGTCAATCCACTGTATGATAGATTGCTGCAAAGATTCATAAGATGCAACCCAATGATACTTCCAGTAGTTGTAGCGTCTCTGCATGCAATTAGTTCTTAGTTGTGCTGTAGAAACTTACACTGCAGTGATCCTTGGAATACCAGATGAACTGAAAGTACAGTTCAATCCATCCCATGTATAAGCTTTAGGAGCACATGGATCGCCCGCCCAGTTCCTCTTCACCTGATACAACTCCTTGATCGCCATCATGGCACCAACTGAGATTGCCATTGTGTCACGGAAACTATGACAACGAACAGAGATCAACAGGGAGAAGGAAGACCGTCGTTACCATCTCTGCTATCTGATGCCATGTTGGTGTTTCGCATTGCCGATAAGACTTCCAGGGCATTGAGGATGGGTGGCAGCTTGGAATCGCTCGCTTCAACGAGAGAGATGTTGTACTGACCATTTCCAGCTGCAGGATCGGTGTTGTACAGAGTGTGAGAACGGAGATACTCCGGAGCGAGAGGTTGGGCATCATTCAACGGGGCTCCGTTGAGGTAGACAAAGAACCGCCGCGTCGTAGCATTCTGCAATGGCGGTGTCTGCAGCTCGGAGAAGTACATGACGGCATAGAGTTCATCGACGTCTCCCGGCTCTGTTGTGAGACTGATTTCGAGCTTGGTGGAGTCGGCAGGGTAGACTGCAGTCTGCATGATGGCGGAAGGCACCTGGAAATGATCATCTGCAGGATTCTGGACGGTGGACGTGGTGCTCATGTTCTTCCACTCAGGTTCGTTGAAGGGGAACCAGTAGCGATCGTAACGATCCAAAGGAAACCTGCAAGTGACGGAAATCGAAAAACGTCGTCGGCTGCTACCAAATCTACCAAACCTGCACCCATCGTGCTCACCTGATGTCGGCGCTACTCGCCATGTTGAGCCGTTTCAAGAGGACCAGACTACGAGAGGCGCCGACCATCGGGTACAGAAAGGTCCCCATCGGCCTCAAGTCCAACCCAGATATGAACGGAGTTCCGAGGCCCGTGTTCACCAGACACACCGACATCGGACCCGCCGCGGCCTCGGCCACGACCTCGGTGAAGAAGTAAGCCGTTGGGTTGGTGATATTGATCGTCTTCCACAGGTTGACGCCGAGGTAGAGGTCGAACTGCACCGGCTTGTCCTTGAGGTCGTAGTTCCCGTACAAGAAGGTTGCTCGGACAAGATACTTGAGCCCCGGCGTCGTCGACTCGAAGGTGTAGCAGTTGCGAGCTCCCACCGGGAAGCTTCGCACAGTCTCGTACCGTCGAGCGAGAGTGCTCGGCACGTACGCCGACCACACCTTGTAGTTTATGCCGGCGTCGACGAATTGGTCGTCGGAGACGTAGGTTATGCCCGTGACTGCGTCGACATAGGAAGTGTTCTCCGGGATCCCGCAGTCGATGTAGATGAAACCTGCAACAGCTAAATCGACtcaacggaagaagaagaagatcacaTGCCATTCACTACCAACCCCTAATCTAACTTACAATCTTCCCCTTGGAGGAGAACTTTGATCCCATTCCCATCAAGAATAACTCACCCAAGCTTCCTGTGGACTGTCCTTCGACACCGGCAACAGCTAAAGCCAAGTGTAGCAGCAGAGCTAATCTCCATATCTTGGGAGAGCTGAAACATCTCATTCCTGCGGCCATTTCCCCCTCTCTTCCCCAACGAAAGAGGCTGGTCGAGAGTCGATATAACATCAACCCGACTCAGATCCCTGCTCCTTACGGGTCAAATAGAGATCGTACATGGATCGTCCTCCTTTTCTATCTGCTAGTGCTGCTTCTCATCTTTGTTGCTGCGAATCTTGGACTTGTGTGTCCTAACCTTGGCACCCTCTCCACCATTATAGATTTGGACAGATTGGGGTCGCCTTACACGACAAGGAAGCAAACCTGTTTTTAGtggccgatatatatatatatatatatatatatatatatatatatatatatatatatataaacaaaatttaaatatttgCAATAATACACTAAACTTTGGATGGATAAAATGTATATATATCAGCATAAAATGTTCGAT is from Musa acuminata AAA Group cultivar baxijiao chromosome BXJ3-8, Cavendish_Baxijiao_AAA, whole genome shotgun sequence and encodes:
- the LOC103996101 gene encoding putative leucine-rich repeat receptor-like serine/threonine-protein kinase At2g19230 encodes the protein MLYRLSTSLFRWGREGEMAAGMRCFSSPKIWRLALLLHLALAVAGVEGQSTGSLGFIYIDCGIPENTSYVDAVTGITYVSDDQFVDAGINYKVWSAYVPSTLARRYETVRSFPVGARNCYTFESTTPGLKYLVRATFLYGNYDLKDKPVQFDLYLGVNLWKTINITNPTAYFFTEVVAEAAAGPMSVCLVNTGLGTPFISGLDLRPMGTFLYPMVGASRSLVLLKRLNMASSADIRFPLDRYDRYWFPFNEPEWKNMSTTSTVQNPADDHFQVPSAIMQTAVYPADSTKLEISLTTEPGDVDELYAVMYFSELQTPPLQNATTRRFFVYLNGAPLNDAQPLAPEYLRSHTLYNTDPAAGNGQYNISLVEASDSKLPPILNALEVLSAMRNTNMASDSRDVGAMMAIKELYQVKRNWAGDPCAPKAYTWDGLNCTFSSSGIPRITAVNLSYSGLTGEMITSFANLSALRILDLSHNNLTGSIPDALAFLPSLKLLDLTNNQLEGSVPSALLAKSQNGSIALRIEGNPNICIDTTSCKAKPKSSRKRKIAVLTIIISCIVPVIIPLLVVVILCIVRKQQASKRGTTEKLQNEGTLQLENRKFTYIQLQKITNNFERTLGKGGFGTVYYGRLEDGTEVAVKMLSQTSSQGTKEFLAEVQHLTRVHHKNLVSMVGYCKDGGDHLALVYEYMSQGTLKDHLRGTCSAMLLSWRQRLQIALEAALGLEYLHTGCKPPLIHRDVKSANILLNERLEAKISDFGLSKAFLSDDHTHISTKVVGTLGYLDPEYYIKNQLSQKSDVYSFGVVLLELITGQPPVLSDPESSHLVEWVRRKLAKGNIEEVVDARLQQEYCLNSSWKVANIALECVAHSSVRRPTMTEVVLQLKESLALCNAGEENQYQNMCSNILYTESSEISKVGTLRLQETDSDGPSAR